From a single Capsicum annuum cultivar UCD-10X-F1 chromosome 12, UCD10Xv1.1, whole genome shotgun sequence genomic region:
- the LOC107850614 gene encoding farnesylcysteine lyase, producing the protein MKNLHLLLPLIIIAATTVDSSSSSPTVCIIGSGIAGSSVAHFLRTYSTSASTITTIRIFERHNIIGGRTAAVTLSNETFEAGASILHPKNYHALNYAKYLNLSIRNPPSSESDSSFGIWNGRDFTFKTLSINSNFSFLQRIVSLANEVLIFFRYGLSLFRMNSFVDSTVNYFLRYYEGFESRPVFASVEDMLRWSGLYNLTRRTLYEELIDAHLSRRLIEELVTVVTRINYGQSVSISGLAGAVSLAGCGSGLWSVEGGNRQMAAGLIGHSDVELHLNEEVESVSFIKQTYHLNTTKGKSYQCGITVVATPLDEVKIQFHPGISIPERKLQHTYTTFVRGVINPGYFGLGSVSEVPQLVGTVENPDVPFSSISVLKQHKEDDMSYKVFSRKPLDDALLDRIFSVRNETVKIDWGAYPHYHAPEVFAPFILDGHHLYYVNAFENAASTIETSAVAAENIARLILSRLNGQEPVDPVNLKSFGDNASDVHADL; encoded by the coding sequence aTGAAGAATCTCCACCTACTTTTACCACTCATCATCATCGCCGCCACCACCGTTGACTCATCATCGTCATCTCCAACTGTTTGCATCATCGGCAGCGGAATCGCTGGCTCCTCCGTAGCCCACTTCCTCCGAACATACTCCACCTCCGCCTCAACCATCACCACAATCAGAATCTTCGAACGACATAACATAATCGGAGGACGCACAGCAGCAGTGACTCTTTCAAACGAGACATTCGAAGCTGGCGCATCGATTCTTCATCCGAAAAACTACCACGCTTTGAATTACGCGAAGTACCTAAATCTGTCCATCAGAAATCCTCCCTCCTCCGAATCCGATTCATCTTTTGGCATCTGGAACGGACGTGATTTTACGTTCAAGACATTAAGTATCAATTCGAATTTCAGTTTTTTACAACGTATTGTGTCGTTGGCGAATGAGGTGTTGATTTTCTTTCGATATGGATTGTCTCTATTTCGGATGAATAGTTTTGTAGACTCCACTGTGAATTATTTTTTGAGGTATTACGAAGGTTTTGAGTCGCGGCCAGTGTTTGCTAGTGTGGAAGACATGCTTAGATGGTCGGGGCTTTATAATCTGACGAGGAGGACATTGTACGAGGAGTTGATTGATGCTCATTTGTCTAGGCGATTGATTGAAGAGCTGGTTACGGTTGTTACTAGAATCAATTACGGGCAAAGTGTGAGTATCAGTGGACTTGCTGGAGCGGTTTCTTTAGCTGGATGTGGTTCGGGTTTATGGTCAGTTGAAGGCGGAAATCGGCAAATGGCTGCTGGATTGATCGGTCATTCAGATGTCGAATTGCATTTGAATGAAGAAGTTGAATCTGTTTCGTTCATAAAGCAAACATACCACCTCAATACCACGAAGGGGAAGAGTTATCAATGTGGAATAACAGTCGTGGCTACACCTTTGGATGAGGTGAAGATTCAGTTTCATCCGGGGATTTCAATCCCCGAGAGGAAATTGCAGCACACCTATACGACTTTCGTTAGAGGTGTGATAAATCCGGGTTATTTTGGTTTAGGTTCGGTATCAGAAGTTCCACAACTCGTGGGCACTGTTGAGAATCCTGATGTTCCTTTTTCGAGCATCTCGGTTCTTAAGCAACATAAGGAGGATGATATGTCTTACAAGGTGTTCTCGCGTAAACCTCTTGATGATGCTTTGTTAGATCGGATTTTCAGTGTGAGAAATGAGACGGTCAAGATAGACTGGGGTGCATATCCGCATTATCATGCTCCTGAGGTATTTGCGCCGTTCATCTTGGATGGTCACCATTTGTACTATGTGAATGCTTTTGAGAATGCAGCTAGTACCATTGAAACAAGTGCTGTTGCTGCTGAAAATATAGCAAGGCTGATTCTTTCCAGGCTTAATGGCCAAGAACCCGTGGATCCAGTGAACTTGAAAAGCTTTGGCGATAATGCATCTGATGTGCACGCAGACTTGTGA